The Clostridiales bacterium FE2011 sequence GGACAGTAAAAACCTGCCGGAGATGCGCCGGAAAGTCGGTATGGTGTTCCAGAACTATGAGCTGTTCCCTCACCTGACTGTGCTGGATAATATCCTGCTTGCTCCGGTGAAGGCGCAGAAACGCTCCCGGGAGGAAGCCCGGGAAGAGGCGCTGGCGCTGCTGGATCGCGTCGGCCTGAAGGAAAAGGCTGGCAGTTATCCCCGGCAGCTCTCCGGCGGCCAGAAACAGCGGGTAGCGATTGTCCGCGCCCTGATCATGCATCCTGAAATCCTGCTCTTTGATGAAGTGACCGCCGCACTGGATCCGGAAATGGTCCGGGAGGTGCTGGACGTTATCGTCAGCCTGGCAGACCAGGGAAAAACAATGCTGATCGTAACCCATGAAATGTCTTTTGCCCGGGCCGTCGCCGACCGGATCATCCTGCTGGAAGACCGGCGGATCCTGGAAGAAAGCACCCCGGAGCAGTTCTTTACCTCCCCGAAAACGGAACAGGCAAAGAAATTCCTGCAATCCTTTGAATTCAACAGAAAAAATAAAGCAGAGGCTTAAAAGCCCGAAAGGAGAATTCCCATGAAAACTGTTCGTAATATCGTCGCCCTCGTGATTGCCCTCGTTCTGACCCTTTCCCTTGTCGCTGTCGCGTCCGCTGATACCGTCTTCCGTACCCTGGATGAAATCAAAGCCTCCGGAACCATCAACATCGGCGTCTTCTCCGACAAGAACCCCTTCGGTTATGTGGATGAAAATGGCGAATACCAGGGATATGACGTCTATTTCGCCCGTCGCATCGGTGAGGATCTCGGCGTGACCGTCAATTATGTTTCCACCGAGGCTGCCAACCGTGTCGAGTATCTCGAAACAGGTAAAGTGGACATTGTCCTTGCCAACTTCACCGTAACCCCTGAGCGCGCTGAAAAAGTAGATTTCGCCCTGCCTTACATGAACGTAGCACTGGGCGTTGTCTCTCCCGACAGCCGTGTCATCAGGGACCTGTCCGAAATCACCGCGGATGACCAGGTCATCGTCATCTCCGGCACCACCGCCGAAGACTACCTGATCAAGAACAATCCCGAAATCACCCTGCAGAAGTACGACACTTACGCCAATGCCAAGAACGCTCTGGAAAACGGCAATGCTGTCGCCTGGGCCAATGACAACACTGAAGTCATCGCCTTCGCCCTGCAGAACGAAGGATATACCGTCGGTATTCCCTCCCTGGGCAGCCAGGACACCATTGCTCCCGCCGTCACCAAGGGAAATGAGACCCTGCTGACCTGGATCAATGATGAAATCAAGGCTCTGGCCGCCGAGAACTTCTTCCACAAGGATTACGAAGAGACCCTGGTGGACACCTACGGTCTGGACTATGAAGACAGCCTGGTGCTGGAAGGCGGCGGACTGGCCGAATAAGCGGCAACTCTAAACTCAAAAAAACGGGGACAGAACTGTTTCTGTCCCCTGTATTCCGATGAATGGAGCCTTTATGAAACAGATACTCGCCTTTGGAGATTCCAATACCTGGGGTCTGATTCCGGGAACCTGGGACAGATACCCGGAGTATGTCCGCTGGACGGGTATCCTGCGTAAGGCTGTTCTTCCGCTGGGTTTCCGGATTCTGGAGGACGGTGTGTGCGGAAGAACCACCGTCTTTGATGATCCGGGCCGCCCGCTGCGCCGGGGCATTGATTCCATCCTCCGGTATAAAGACATAGAGGGCATCAGCCTCGTTATTCTGATGCTTGGAACAAATGACTGCAAAAAGGTTTTCCGGGCCGCGCCGGAACAGATTGGCTGTGGGCTGGAACAATGCATCCAATGCTTTGAAGACTTTCTTCCGCCGGAAAAAATCCTGGTAGTTTCCCCGATTCTGCTGGGGCCGGATGTCTGGAAGCCGGAAAAAGACCCTGCCTTCGATCAGATTTCGATTGATACCTGTGCAGAACTGAAGAACGTCTATCAGGCAATCGCGCAAAAGCGGGGAAATGCCTTCCTGGCGGCCTCCGATTATGCCCGGGCTTCATCCGTAGACGATGAACACCTGAATGCAGAAGGCCATGAGCTCTTTGCCGCAGCGATTATTCAGAAAGTCAGGCAGCTGATTCTGTCTGCCGCGTAAGTAAACCCTCGCAAATCCATAGTCTCCCTGTTTCAAAGTAAAATGCCTCCCCCGCTCACACACATCGCAGGAGAGGCATTTTTATTGCAGTCATTTCAGCTGATCCCTTCAAGCGCTGCACCACTTACGTAAAGGGTATAACCGTTGCCGATCACGTTCTCCGCATTTCCGGAAAACTCAGTGATATACGTATCTGCGGTCAGGATCCAGGTACTGGTCTCATCCAGGGAGACAGAAACTGTTCCGGTTTCAGTGGAAACCTGTGTTCCCTCCGCGTTCGTGATTTCACCGCTGATATTGCCCTCAAAGGTGGAACCATTGGCCAGGGATAGTTTCAGCGTGGAGTTTTCACCGACCAGGATCGTCCCGGTCAGGCTCTGCGCATCTGCATTCAGTTCTGCAATGTTAGAAGCTCCGTTCCATCCGTCATCGCAGACGGAAAGCAGGATATCGCTGCCTTCGTTGTTCAGGGTGACGCTGTTCAGGGTAATTACTGCATGGGTATTGGTCACGTGGAACATATGACCACTGAGGCTGGTCAGGCTGCCTCCGGTCATGGTAAAGGCGGAGGTGCCGCTGTCCGCGTCGCCGCTCATGGACTGGTAAATCATGATCGAGTCCAGGAAGGTAGCGTGTCCGTTGCGCTGCGTATTGTTCGCGGTCAGGTCGCAGTTCTCCAGCGTAATGGAATTCATTCCTTCAATACATACGCCCTCGGAAAGGTTGGAGACCAGCGTCGCATCCCGGACAGTGATAGCCGCGGTGGAATAGATCGCAGGAGAGCCCAGTCCGTTGGACGTATAGGTGCCGCCATTCACGGTCACTGTTCCGCCGCCCCGGTCTGTCCGGATAGCTGCGGAGGATCGCCCGGAGGTAGTTACAGTCAGGTTCTCCGCGTAGGTCACTCCGCCGCCGGTAGTCATGATGCCGCCGGAGCCGTCCCCGGTGGTAGTAATGGTCGTACCGGAAATATACAGGGTGGTACCGTCTCCGTCCGCTCCGTTCCGGCCTCCGTTTCCGCCGTAGCAGAAGACGCCGTTTGCCCCGGAAGCAGAAGATTCAATCGTTCCGCCCGTAATGGCAGTCGTAGATCCGCCCATCACCAGCACTGCCGCATTCAGGCCATAGAAGTTACAGTTGTCTCCGCCATTGGAATCGCCTGTCTTTGTAACAGTAATATCAGTCAGGTTTACAGTATCGGCAGCATTAATCATCAGAGCACTTTCGTCCGCCGTATCAGATGAATAGACTTGCCCGTCTGATTCTGTTGGTTCGGTTATTTCTGTTGCCGCGGCATATTCAAAGGAGGAGGTGCCGCCTCCGGGAGGTGTCCCTCCGCCGAAGCCTCCGCCGCCCGGCGGATCTCCGGGAGGATTACCGCCGCCAAAGCCTTCAGGTGGTTCTCCGGGCGGATCTCCCGGCGGTGTTCCGCCATTGAAACCTTCCGGCGGTTCTCCCGGAGGTGTACCCTGGGGAGCCTCCGCAAATACACCGGCAGCGGAGAGCATCAGTGATATCGTCAGCAGAATGGATAACAGTTTTTTCATTCTTCTTATCTCCTGTCTGTCAATCATTTTTTTAGTAGCCGGGATTATCCCCGGCAGCATCATTATGCATGCCAACCTTAAAATATCCTTAAATGTTTTTACCATGAACATGGCTCTGTATGATATAATCCCCGATGGATATTCTCCTCATTATTGATATGCAGGTAAAAAGATATGGAAATTACGTTTGAACAGCTTACTCATGAGAATTATAACGCCGCCTGTGCGATTGACCGGGATGACATCCCGGAAAGCTTTGTCGATACCGCTTCCACCATTATGGAAATCAATGACTACGGCTTCGAGCATAATCTCATCGGCCATACATATCTGATCAGGTGTGACGGCTCCTGTGTCGGGCTGATCCTCCTGGGTGAAGCAATTCCCTGGGAAACGGATCCGCCGCAGGTACAGCAGGAACCGTTCTACCGCCTGATGGGCTTTGTCATCGACAAAAACTTCCGCAGCAAAGGAATCGGCGGACTCGCGCTGGAAGGAACCATTGCCCGGGTGTATCAGGATTTTGGCGTCAGGCCCATTGTTATGGGCTGCCATAAAGATAATGATCGGGCCGCCGCGTTCTATGAAAAGCACGGATTTAAAAAGACAGATTATATGGAGGGCAATGACTGTTATTACCTCCGTTATCCGGAAGAATAAACAGGGAGAAATAAGTCAATGGAAATGAACCAGGATATCCGTATAGTGGAAACAGACCTTACCGAAGAAGTCCTGGATAAACTCATCCGCATGTCTGAGGACTGGGAAAAAGAAAACAGCTGCCACGGTTATCGGAAGAACGATAAATCCGACATCGATGGAAACCGGATTTTCCTTGCATATGACGGCGACGCCGTGATCGGTTATCTGTTCGGGTATGCAGAAAAATCCAAAGAATCCTCTTCCATCATGCCGGACGGCACGCCCTGTTTCGAGATTGAGGAGCTCTATGTATGCCCCGAATACCGGAGTCAGGGCATCGGGAGAAAGCTGTTCGATTATGTGGAAAACACAGTCCGGGGAGAAGTGGACTACCTGATGCTCAGCACGGCGACAAAAAACTGGAAAGCGATCCTCCACTTCTATCTTGATGAACTGGATATGAATTTCTGGAATGCCAGGTTGTTTAAACGGATTTAAAGAAGGAGAATAACGTTAATGGCTGAATCAATCATCAGAAGAATCGATGAAGAAGATCCCCGGGTCGGGGATTTTATTCATGAAGGATTTACCCGGTACGGAGAACAGAATGGCGTAGTCCTGAACTATGACGGCTTTTGTTTTGCCGCGGAAACCAGCGAAGGAAAGATCGCCGGCGTCATTACCGGCCATGCGTACTATAACGAAGTGCATATCGGCGACCTGATCGTGGATGAACAGTACCGGGGCACCGGCCTGGGAAGCCGGCTGGTCCGGGCTGTGGAAAACGCCTATAAAGGAAAAGGATATGATGTCATCACCCTCACAACCTTTGGCTTCCAGGCTCCGGAGTTCTATAAAAAGCTGGGATATACCGTTGAGTTTATCCGGGAAAGCAAGGATCCGAAACTGAATAAGTATTTCCTGAAGAAACAGCTGTAAATCATGATCGGAAAAGATTGATTTCAAAAGGATAGTAACATATGAGGATTCTTAATCTGGGAAACTGGGCAGTCAACAACTGGCTCATCCCCGGAGAAAATGGATATATCCTGATTGATACAGGTTATGAAAAAGGCTTTCGCCGGTTTCAGCGAAAGCTGAAGAAAAACGGGATCCGGCCGGACGAAATCAAGACGGTCTTTTTAACCCATGCCCATGATGATCACGCGGGATTCCTGAATGATGTTCTCGCTGTCACTCCGGCAAAGGTCATCCTGCATCCCAAGGCAGTCGAAGGCCTGAAGAAAGGGCAGAACTCCTTCACCGGCGGCTGCTCCGGCCGCCTGGCCTGGTGTTTCTGTCAGGTCCTGGCCTTCCTCGGGAAAGGGGAACACCGGTATCCTTCGATTAAAGGAGAGTATCTTGACCGCCTGGTCACGACTGATTCGGAAGCATTCCGTGCCATGAATCTTCCTTTTCAGGTTGTGGAAACGCCCGGGCATACGGCGGATCATATCTCCCTGCTGATGGAAGATACTGTCTTCTGCGGAGACGCCGCCATGAACGGCTTCCCCAGCCGGAAACGGGTTATCATCTGGATAGAGGATCTGCTTCAGTTCAGCCAGTCCTGGGAAAAACTCCTGCAGTCCGGAGCAAAGAGGATTTATCCCGGTCACGGAAAGCCATTTCCTGCAGCAGATCTGAAAAAGAACAAAGCGTATCTGGATCAGGTCAGGCTTTATCCGTTAAAATAAAATCCGCCTGCTAAACTTACACAGGGAGGATCAGACAATGTTCAGGGAAATGAGACGGTTCAAACAGCAGATTCCCGAAGCGGAGTGCATTCAGATCCTGAAAGAGCAGCCCCGCGGTGTCCTTTCCATGCTGGGTGATGATGACTATCCCTATGGTATCCCGATGGATCACTGGTACTGCGAAGAAAACGGCAGGCTCTACTTCCACTGTGCGAAAACCGGTCATAAACTGGATGCGGTCCGGAAGCATGACAAGGTCAGTTTCTGTGTCTGTGACGAGGGCTTCCGGAAGGAAGGCGACTGGGCTCTGAACATCCGCAGCGTGATCATCTTCGGACGGATGCACATTGTGGATGAACAGGATGACGCACTGAGACGGAAAATCGCCGTTAACCTGTGCAGAAAATTTACAGATGATGAAGCCTATTTGCAGAATGAACTTGTCAACGCCCTTCCCCGGGCCAGCTTTCTGGAACTGGTCCCGGAGCATATGACCGGCAAGCTGGTCAATGAATCCTGATCGTTGATCCTGTTCTGATAATATGTACCTGAGGTGTTAAAAATGGAGCGCAAACGGAACATCGGCCCTTTGCTGATTATTCTGGCCGGTATCTTCTGGGGCAGCATGGGAATCTTTGTCAGAAAACTTGGCACCTATGGATTCACCTCTGTCCAGATCGTAGCCATCCGCATCACGCTGGCCGCGCTTGTTTTCAGTATAGTGCTGTTCATCCGGGACCGCTCCGGTTTCAGGATTACCCTGCGGGATCTTCCCCTTTTCCTTGGTCTTGGGTTCGGAAGCATACTGTTCTTCACAGTTTGTTATTTCACTGCCATTACCATCATGCCGCTTTCCACGGCAGCCATTCTGCTTTATACCTCGCCGATCTGGATCATGCTGATGTCCATGCTTTTCTTCCGTGAAAAGCTGAACCGTATCAAGCTCATCGCCCTGGCTCTGGCCTTTGCCGGATGCGTCCTGGTTTCCGGAATCTCCGGAGAAGGGATTACGCTGATCGGCCTGCTGATCGGTCTGGGTTCCGGCATTGGTTACGGCCTTTACAGTATCCTGGGCACTATTGCCCTCCGCCGGTATTCACCCTATACCGTCACAACATACACCTTCCTTTTCGCTGCCGCCGGCTCCTGGCTGGTTTGCGGTCCGGGAGACATGATGGCAAAGTTCTCGGCCGCGGCTGATCTGCCGTTCCTGCTCTTCTTCTGCTGCCTCACCGCGCTGGTAACCGCGGTCGTTCCTTTCCTGTCCTATACGCTCGGCCTTCGGACTGTGGAGGCCAGCCGCGCGGGAATCCTGGCTACCATTGAGCCTATGGTGGCAACGCTGATCGGAATTCTGGTTTTTGCTGAGCCGTTAACCCTGCTTTCGGGCCTGGGCATCCTCCTGATTCTCGCAGCGGTTGTCCTGCTGAATCGAAAACAGAATCAATAAAACAGGGACCGGATTAACCGGTCCCTTTCTTCATGTTTGCAGTTCAATCAGGTAATGCTGTTTGAGGATGCCGTCCTCTTCGAATTCTTTCACCAGTTTCCCTCCGCAGCTCATGGCAGTCTTCGCGGAAGCTGTATTATCCTTGTCACAGGCGATGATCACCCGTTTCAGCTTCAGCTGTCCTGCGTATTCCAGGCAAAGCTCCAGCTGCTGTGTTCCGTATCCTTTTCCGCGTTCGGAAGGCCTGATACCATAGGCGATATGTCCGCCGCTTTCCAGCTCTTCTGTCAGGGTATGATGAATCTTGACGCATCCGATCAGCTTTCCGTCGGAAACGCGTCTGGAGAAAAACGTGCTTGTCTGCACAGTATTCTCCGGACTTTTCTCCCTGATGAACCGGATCCGGTTCAGCCATTCATCAAAACTGTCGTCAAACGCCAGGCCGCCGCTGCCATGAACCTGCCTGTCGCCAAAGGCAAAGTGCTCCTCTTTGTATTGAAGTATTTCATGCTCCATATCTTTCGAGGGGCTTACCAGCACAAGCTCATTCCGGTCCATACGCATTCCTCTGTCAGACATTCGGGATCTCTTCTTTACACGGTTGCGAGAACCGTACAGGTTTTCTCACTCCACCTTTTATCGATCCGTACATCCCGGAAACCGGCCCGGCGCAGAACGTCCATCTCATGTTCAACCGTAAGGGGCGTATCGAAATGATAGAACTCATCTTCTGAGAGTCCCTGTTCTTTTTTCAGCCTGGCCAGCGTCTCAAAATATTCCTTTTCCAGTTCATCCGATTCTGCGAAGCAGTCCGTCAGCACAAACGTTCCGCCCGCTTTCAGCGCTGTGTGAAGCTTCCTGTACAGCGATTCTTTCATTTCATCCTTAAAATGATGCAGAGATTCCACGGACACCGCGGCGTCATATACATTCTCGCCAAGCGGCACGTCAAAATAGGAAGCCTGTACAAGGGTCAGGTCCTTCTCCGGAAACTTGGCCTTCAGGGCATTCAGCATCGCTTCAGACAGATCAATACCCGTGACTTTCGCCTGGGGATTGAACCCAAAGTATTCTTCCAGTTCAAGGCCGGTACCGCAGCCCAGGTCAAGCACATTGCTTCCCGCGGTCTTCGGCAGCAGTGAAGCGGTATAGGCGTAGAAATCTGCCGCTTTTTCAACGTTGCTCATCATATGTTCATCATAGCCGTCAACACGTACGGCAAAAAAGTCATCCATTTTCTCCAAAGGACTCATTCTGTTATCTCCTTAATATTCTCTCTCATTGTGTTTTTCCCGGGTTCAGCGGCTTCCCGGACAGTTTTCCTGTCTCAAAGAATACTCTGCAGTTCCTCCGCAACCGGTCCGCAGATTCTCTCCACTGTTCCCTCTGCAAAAGGATCAGAAAGTCCAGCAATTGCCAGCAGTTCCCGGAAGGATTTGCTTCCCCCTGCCCTGCACAGCTTCATATAGTTTTCCAGCGTCCTGGTCCGGTCGTTCCGCATCCCCCTATGGAACTCCCAGGTACTGATCTGGGCTATATCGTATTCGATGTAATAAAAGGGCACTTCAACGATGTGTGTCTGATGAGGCCAGCATTTTCCTTCGCGCAGATCA is a genomic window containing:
- a CDS encoding transporter substrate-binding domain-containing protein, which encodes MKTVRNIVALVIALVLTLSLVAVASADTVFRTLDEIKASGTINIGVFSDKNPFGYVDENGEYQGYDVYFARRIGEDLGVTVNYVSTEAANRVEYLETGKVDIVLANFTVTPERAEKVDFALPYMNVALGVVSPDSRVIRDLSEITADDQVIVISGTTAEDYLIKNNPEITLQKYDTYANAKNALENGNAVAWANDNTEVIAFALQNEGYTVGIPSLGSQDTIAPAVTKGNETLLTWINDEIKALAAENFFHKDYEETLVDTYGLDYEDSLVLEGGGLAE
- a CDS encoding GNAT family N-acetyltransferase, with amino-acid sequence MEITFEQLTHENYNAACAIDRDDIPESFVDTASTIMEINDYGFEHNLIGHTYLIRCDGSCVGLILLGEAIPWETDPPQVQQEPFYRLMGFVIDKNFRSKGIGGLALEGTIARVYQDFGVRPIVMGCHKDNDRAAAFYEKHGFKKTDYMEGNDCYYLRYPEE
- a CDS encoding GNAT family N-acetyltransferase, which codes for MEMNQDIRIVETDLTEEVLDKLIRMSEDWEKENSCHGYRKNDKSDIDGNRIFLAYDGDAVIGYLFGYAEKSKESSSIMPDGTPCFEIEELYVCPEYRSQGIGRKLFDYVENTVRGEVDYLMLSTATKNWKAILHFYLDELDMNFWNARLFKRI
- a CDS encoding pyridoxamine 5'-phosphate oxidase family protein, whose translation is MFREMRRFKQQIPEAECIQILKEQPRGVLSMLGDDDYPYGIPMDHWYCEENGRLYFHCAKTGHKLDAVRKHDKVSFCVCDEGFRKEGDWALNIRSVIIFGRMHIVDEQDDALRRKIAVNLCRKFTDDEAYLQNELVNALPRASFLELVPEHMTGKLVNES
- a CDS encoding class I SAM-dependent methyltransferase; the protein is MSPLEKMDDFFAVRVDGYDEHMMSNVEKAADFYAYTASLLPKTAGSNVLDLGCGTGLELEEYFGFNPQAKVTGIDLSEAMLNALKAKFPEKDLTLVQASYFDVPLGENVYDAAVSVESLHHFKDEMKESLYRKLHTALKAGGTFVLTDCFAESDELEKEYFETLARLKKEQGLSEDEFYHFDTPLTVEHEMDVLRRAGFRDVRIDKRWSEKTCTVLATV
- a CDS encoding arylesterase — its product is MKQILAFGDSNTWGLIPGTWDRYPEYVRWTGILRKAVLPLGFRILEDGVCGRTTVFDDPGRPLRRGIDSILRYKDIEGISLVILMLGTNDCKKVFRAAPEQIGCGLEQCIQCFEDFLPPEKILVVSPILLGPDVWKPEKDPAFDQISIDTCAELKNVYQAIAQKRGNAFLAASDYARASSVDDEHLNAEGHELFAAAIIQKVRQLILSAA
- a CDS encoding EamA family transporter, translated to MERKRNIGPLLIILAGIFWGSMGIFVRKLGTYGFTSVQIVAIRITLAALVFSIVLFIRDRSGFRITLRDLPLFLGLGFGSILFFTVCYFTAITIMPLSTAAILLYTSPIWIMLMSMLFFREKLNRIKLIALALAFAGCVLVSGISGEGITLIGLLIGLGSGIGYGLYSILGTIALRRYSPYTVTTYTFLFAAAGSWLVCGPGDMMAKFSAAADLPFLLFFCCLTALVTAVVPFLSYTLGLRTVEASRAGILATIEPMVATLIGILVFAEPLTLLSGLGILLILAAVVLLNRKQNQ
- a CDS encoding GNAT family N-acetyltransferase: MSDRGMRMDRNELVLVSPSKDMEHEILQYKEEHFAFGDRQVHGSGGLAFDDSFDEWLNRIRFIREKSPENTVQTSTFFSRRVSDGKLIGCVKIHHTLTEELESGGHIAYGIRPSERGKGYGTQQLELCLEYAGQLKLKRVIIACDKDNTASAKTAMSCGGKLVKEFEEDGILKQHYLIELQT
- a CDS encoding GNAT family N-acetyltransferase — encoded protein: MAESIIRRIDEEDPRVGDFIHEGFTRYGEQNGVVLNYDGFCFAAETSEGKIAGVITGHAYYNEVHIGDLIVDEQYRGTGLGSRLVRAVENAYKGKGYDVITLTTFGFQAPEFYKKLGYTVEFIRESKDPKLNKYFLKKQL
- a CDS encoding MBL fold metallo-hydrolase — its product is MRILNLGNWAVNNWLIPGENGYILIDTGYEKGFRRFQRKLKKNGIRPDEIKTVFLTHAHDDHAGFLNDVLAVTPAKVILHPKAVEGLKKGQNSFTGGCSGRLAWCFCQVLAFLGKGEHRYPSIKGEYLDRLVTTDSEAFRAMNLPFQVVETPGHTADHISLLMEDTVFCGDAAMNGFPSRKRVIIWIEDLLQFSQSWEKLLQSGAKRIYPGHGKPFPAADLKKNKAYLDQVRLYPLK
- a CDS encoding amino acid ABC transporter ATP-binding protein, with product MAETVLSISHLTKRFDDQTILEDLSLDVREGEVVVIVGSSGCGKSTLLRCINALESIQGGEIRLRGEPIRQDSKNLPEMRRKVGMVFQNYELFPHLTVLDNILLAPVKAQKRSREEAREEALALLDRVGLKEKAGSYPRQLSGGQKQRVAIVRALIMHPEILLFDEVTAALDPEMVREVLDVIVSLADQGKTMLIVTHEMSFARAVADRIILLEDRRILEESTPEQFFTSPKTEQAKKFLQSFEFNRKNKAEA